The genomic segment CGCTTCGGGAACATGGCCGGGCAGATGCGCAACTTCCTGGACCAGACGGGGAGCCTGTGGTTTACGGGCGCGCTGACCGGCAAGGTCGCCAGCGTTTTCACATCCACGGGCTCCGGCGGCGGGAACGAGACCACCATTACCTCCTTCTGGCCCACCCTCGCCCACCACGGGATGGTCATCGTGGGGCTTCCATACGCGGCGCCCGAGCTCGCCGACATCTCCGAGGTCAAGGGCGGCAGCCCGTACGGCGCGGCCACCATCGCCGGCGACGGCAGCCGACAGCCCACGGAGAAGGAGCTGGCGCTCGCCCGCTTCCAGGGAGCACACGTCGCCGGGATCGCGGAACGGCTGCACGGGGGCTCCGAGACCGGCTCCCGCAAGGCCGGGACCCCGTGACCCCGCATCCGTGAACCGAGCTTCAGGAGACACGCAATGCACGCAATCGTCGGCATGGACCACATCGGACTGCGGGTAACGGAGCTGGCGCGCACCCGGCGCTTCTACGAGAAGCTGGGATTCGTCTTCCTGGACGGTCCCCTGGGCCCCGAGCCGGTGGCCATCATGGAGCACCCCGCGGGCGTGAACCTCAACCTCATCCTGAACGGGGACGAAAGCCTCCGGGCCAACCCGCTCATGGACTATCCGGAGAAGCCCGCCGGCTACACCCACGTCGCCCTGCGGGTGAGCGATGCCCGGGAGGTGCAGGAGGACCTTCGGGCCCAGGGCATCGCGGTGTCCGAGGGCCCGGTGGAACTGGGGGGCGGCCTCTCCCTGTTCGTGCGGGATCCGGACCGCAATGTCGTCGAGCTGCACCAGCCCGGCACGGGCTCCTGAATCCGCGCCGTAACCACCGCGAAGCGCTGAAACATGGCCACGGGGCGGGTACCCTGTGGCCATGCTACGTGCCGGGGTAGCCACGATCCCCGCCCGCCCCGGGCCGATGCCCGCCACTACTTTCCGGGAGAACCACCGTGCAGCTTCCGCTCTACCAGGTCGACGCCTTCGCGAACCGCCTGTTCACCGGCAACCCGGCGGCCGTGTGCCCGCTGTCCGAGTGGCCCTCGGAGGCGACCATGCAGGCCATAGCCACGGAGAACAACCTGTCCGAGACCGCCTTCGTCGTGCCAGGGAACGGCCGGCTGGGCATCCGCTGGTTCACCCCCAACCGCGAGGTGCACCTGTGCGGGCACGCCACCCTGGCTGCCGCCTGGGTCTGGCTGGAGCACTGCGCCGGCGAGCCCAAGCCGTCGGCCCTCCACTTCGACTCCGTGAGCGGTCCTCTGACGGTTACCCGCGAAGCGGACGGCAGGCTCACGTTGGACTTTCCGGTGGCGCCCGCCGAGCCGGCCGAGCCGCCCGCGCCCCTGACGGAAGGGCTGGATGCCGCGATCGTGGAGGTGGCGGCGGGCGACGACTGGCTGGTGCGCCTGGAGAACGAGGCGGCCGTACGGACCGTGGCGCCGGACATCGGCCGGCTGCGCGCCCTGGACCGGCGGGGCGTGATCGTCACCGCCGAGGGCGACGAGGCGGATTTCGTCTCCCGTTTCTTCGCCCCGAACTTCGGCATCGCCGAGGACCCGGTCACCGGCTCCGCCCACTGCATGCTGACCCCTTTCTGGGCGGAACGGCTGGGCAAGGAGCGGTTCCGGGCGCAGCAGCTCTCGGCGCGGGGCGGCGAGCTGGCATGCGCGCTCGCCGGAGATCGGGTCCGGATCGGCGGCCACGTGGTGCCCTACCTGGCGGGCACCCTTGAGCTTTCCGGGAATTAGCGCCGCCCGGGCGGTACGTGGAGGCGCCTGGCCGGCCGATTCCGGGGCATGCGGGCCCGGACTGATCCCGCCGCTGCCGATACCCCTTGCCCGGAAGGTGCCCTTGGGGGAGTGGCCTCCGCCCGCGTCACCATAAGGTGCGTGCTCCGCTGGGATCCGGAGCCGGTGGTAATGGCGGACGGCCAATGGGTCCCGAGCGGAGGGCACGCCTTCCTGGAACGGGCCTTCGCCTGGCTGCTCTACACCGCCCCTAACCGGTTCCCGGAATCACCCGGGAGCTCGCCGCCCGCTTGTTGCTCCGGCCCAGGGCGTTCAGGGCGTCCCAATAGGGGATCGGGTTGGCAATGATCGCCCGGGCGAAGCCGCGCGTGGACTCGATCAGCTCCCCGTCCCGCTGCTCGGGCCGCCCGCCCTTGCGCGCCCAGACCTGGATGGCCTCTTTCACGCGCGCCACTCGCTTCTCCATGCTGTCCCGCCACTCCAGGACCGCGCCCTCCCGGGCCACCAGCTCCTCCCAGCCGTTCAGGTCCAGCCGGGCGGCGGAAGCGGCGAGCTGCGCCCGGATGAAGAAATACTTGGTGGCCACGAAGCGGATGCCGTCCGCGATCCCCTCCTCCCGGGAGACCAGCTTCGCCTTGATGTCGAAGCAGCGCTGGTCGAAGCTGTGCAGCTGGTTGCACCAGTTGAAGGTGCTCTTCTTGCGCTGCAGGAAGGAAAGGATGAACCGGGCATTCTCCCGGATCCGGTCCTGCTCTTCCCGGAGCGCCGACCGGGAGGCGGTGACCTCGTCGAAGAACTGCATCCGCGCCTGGTAGCGATTCATGCCCAGCTGGTTGTAGCCGATGAACAGCAGCGCCCCGGTCGCCACCAGCAGCAGGACGAAGGCGAGCCCCAGCACGAATCCGGAAAGCACGGATCCCCCGTTTCCCCTGCGCAATAACCTCCCCTCCTCGCGGCTTGCCGAACAGCGCCCCGGAAGCCCGTTCCGGGGCCGGAGATGCCCAAGGGGCTTTTGTACCGCACGGGGAAGCTTTCCGGGAAGCGTGCGGGAGAATTTAAGTCCGGACGCGCCCCGCATTCGGCGACCGAATGCCCGTTGACGCCGGCTCAATACTTAGTAAGCTAACAAATATTAGCAAGCTAACCTTCGAGGACCGCCATGCTGCTCAACCTCCACCGCACCGCCGCCGCTCTCGCACTGGCCAGCATCGCCCTCTTCTGGCTTTCCACCGTGACGGTGGAAGCCATCGGCTCGCCCGACGCCATCGCCGCGGTCAAGCGGGCGATCCTGTGGGGCCTGCTGGTCCTGGTACCCGCCCTCATCGCCACCAATGCCAGCGGCTTCCGTCTGGCGCGGGGCATCCCGCCGGAGGTTGTCCGCCCCAAGCTGCGCCGGGCAGTGATGGCGGCCGCCAACGGCCTCCTCATACTGGTGCCGGCCGCCTTCTACCTGGACGCCCTGGCCCGGGCCGGCTCCTTCGGCACTCCGTTCGTCGCCGTCCAGGCCCTGGAGCTGGTGGCCGGGGCCACCAACTTCCTGCTGCTGGCCGCCAACGTCCGCGCCGGCCGGCGCCTGCACGGGCGGGTCGCGGGATGAGCCTGGCGCGCTGGGACTCCCTGGGCTACATCATCAACCACGTGGCCCGGCTGTTCGCCGACCGCCTGTCCCGCCGCATCCGGCGGCACGGCGTCACCATCGGCCAGTTCCCGCTGCTACTGGCCCTGTGGGAGGAGGAAGGAATCAGCCAGGCGGAGCTGTCCCGGCGCCTGGACATCGAGCCGGCCACCACCAACAACACCCTGCGCCGCATGGAGCGCGACGGCCTCGTCACGCGCCGGCGGGACGCCAATGACCAGCGGAGCACCCGGATCTATCCCACCGGGCGCGGCCGCGAACTGGAGGAACCGCTCACCGCCGAGGCGCGAGCCGTGAACGCCCGGGCTTCGCGGACGCTTTCGGGGGAAGAGGCCGCGGAGCTGCACCGCCTTCTGGGGAAGGTCATCCGGGCCCTGGAGCGGGAAGAGGCCCCCCTGCCCGGCTCCGGGGAGGGTCACTCGTCCAGCTCGGGGTAATGCCGGAAGATGCCGTCCTCGTTGAAGGGGATGCGCCGCTCGGAATCCAGGTAGGCGCTGATTCGAGGCAGGTCCCGCACGCGCTGATGCAGCAGGGTCACGCGCGGCGTGCTGTATTCCGCCCGGGCCATGGCGTTGGGGAAGGCGTAGCGCAGCCCCGCCACCACCTGGAACATCGACAGGTCCGCGTAGGTGCACGCCGTCCCGGCGAGCCAGCCGGCATCGGCGTTGTCGGCCAGGACACGCTCGAAGTAGCCGAGGAACTTCGGGAGCCGGTATTCCCGGAAGCCCTGGGCCTTATTGAGCGCCTCCTCCTTCTGGTCCTCGTAGTAAAGCTGTACGCCCACCGGATGGTGGGTGTCGTGAATCTCGCCCACGAAATCGGCGATGGTAAGCTGCAGCTGATTCACCCAGAGCCGGTCCAGCTCCCCTTCCGGCGCCAGGCCGTGCTTGCCGCCGAGATAGAGCAGGATATTCGCGGTCTGGGCGATCAAGTGGCCGTCCACATCCAGCACGGGCGGCGCGAACGCCGGCGGCCCGGGCTGCTCCCCCCACAGGATGCTCGATACCGCGCCGAAATTCGGGCCCTCCGGGGTCCGCCCCACATCCTC from the Thiohalorhabdus sp. Cl-TMA genome contains:
- a CDS encoding PhzF family phenazine biosynthesis protein, giving the protein MQLPLYQVDAFANRLFTGNPAAVCPLSEWPSEATMQAIATENNLSETAFVVPGNGRLGIRWFTPNREVHLCGHATLAAAWVWLEHCAGEPKPSALHFDSVSGPLTVTREADGRLTLDFPVAPAEPAEPPAPLTEGLDAAIVEVAAGDDWLVRLENEAAVRTVAPDIGRLRALDRRGVIVTAEGDEADFVSRFFAPNFGIAEDPVTGSAHCMLTPFWAERLGKERFRAQQLSARGGELACALAGDRVRIGGHVVPYLAGTLELSGN
- the wrbA gene encoding NAD(P)H:quinone oxidoreductase gives rise to the protein MSRILVLYYSMYGHVETLARTIAEGAGQVPGADVHTKRVPETMPEEAARQAGAKLEQSAPVADPAELQDYDAILFGTPTRFGNMAGQMRNFLDQTGSLWFTGALTGKVASVFTSTGSGGGNETTITSFWPTLAHHGMVIVGLPYAAPELADISEVKGGSPYGAATIAGDGSRQPTEKELALARFQGAHVAGIAERLHGGSETGSRKAGTP
- a CDS encoding VOC family protein, which produces MHAIVGMDHIGLRVTELARTRRFYEKLGFVFLDGPLGPEPVAIMEHPAGVNLNLILNGDESLRANPLMDYPEKPAGYTHVALRVSDAREVQEDLRAQGIAVSEGPVELGGGLSLFVRDPDRNVVELHQPGTGS
- a CDS encoding MarR family winged helix-turn-helix transcriptional regulator; the encoded protein is MSLARWDSLGYIINHVARLFADRLSRRIRRHGVTIGQFPLLLALWEEEGISQAELSRRLDIEPATTNNTLRRMERDGLVTRRRDANDQRSTRIYPTGRGRELEEPLTAEARAVNARASRTLSGEEAAELHRLLGKVIRALEREEAPLPGSGEGHSSSSG
- a CDS encoding glutathione S-transferase, which produces MTYRLYYWPTIQGRGELVRLALEAVGAEYEDVGRTPEGPNFGAVSSILWGEQPGPPAFAPPVLDVDGHLIAQTANILLYLGGKHGLAPEGELDRLWVNQLQLTIADFVGEIHDTHHPVGVQLYYEDQKEEALNKAQGFREYRLPKFLGYFERVLADNADAGWLAGTACTYADLSMFQVVAGLRYAFPNAMARAEYSTPRVTLLHQRVRDLPRISAYLDSERRIPFNEDGIFRHYPELDE